In Herpetosiphonaceae bacterium, the DNA window GCGAAGGAGCATGAGTGTGAGCTACTACGGCGTTAATCATCTTGCGCTGCGGGTGGTCGACCTGCGCCAGGCCGAGTCGTTCTATTGTACACTTTTTGCGCTTGAGGTTCTATTCCGTGAGGCGGAGCACGCCGATGGCTGGCGAACGCTGCCGACAGCCTCATCCTGGGATGACGCGATTGCCGCAGGGATTGATCTGGGGCTGAGCATGCTCCAGCGCGAGGGTTTTACGCTGGCGCTCGAAGCTCAATCGGCGATCATGCCGGACGGCACGCTATCGCACATCGGGCTGCATGTGGATCGTGCGGAGCTAGCGGAGCTCCGTCGGCGGGCGGCGCTGCTCGGCTGCACGATCGTCGCCGATCGACCGGACGCGCTGATCATCGACGATCCGTATGGCGTACGCTGGGAGGTGATGACGCGGGCGCATGTGCTGAGCACGAGCGAGCGCACGGGGGTATGGCTGGAGCTTGGGTGACAACAAGCCTATACGTTCGAGCACCGAGCGCTGGCTATGCTCGATTGTCCGCAACGTAGCTGAGTACGCACTCCTGCAAGGGAACGACGTTCGCGGCGCGAAACGACGCCACGCCGAGGAGCGATCCCCGGCGCGGCGTGCCGCTTCCCGATCTTGCCCGGTTATCTAGGGGGCACGCGCCGGAGCACCTGCACCAGGTCCTGGGCTAGCGTTTGCAGCAGCAGCGCGCGCGAGCCATGCAGGTAGAAATGATCGCCGGGGAACATCCGCATCGTAAAATGGGCGCTAGTATGCTCGCGCCAGGCTGCGAGCTGATCCCGGCTGACTTCATCGTCCTGCAAGCCGCCGTACGCCGTGATCGGGCAGGGCAGCGGCGCATCCTCGGTGAAGGTGTAGGTATTGCAGAGTTCAAAGTCGGCGCGCAGCAGCGGCAGCATCAGCCGCATCAGCTCGTCGTTTTGCAGCACCGCGTCGGGCGTGCCGTTGAGCGTGCGCAGCTCCTCGATAAACTCCGCATCGGGCAGATGATAGATCGGCTCGTCGTCGTCGGGGATCTGCGGCGCGCGGTGGCCCGACACGAAGATATGCAGCGGCAGCGGCGCGTTCTGCCTGCGCAGTTGACGGGCTAGCTCGAAGCAGGTCAGCGCGCCCATGCTGTGACCAAAGAAGGCATACGGCATGTTGAGATGCGGCAGGATCGCGCTGCTGAGCGACGCGACCAGCTCTGGAACCTGGGTGAAGGGCTTATCTTTCAGCCGCGTCTCGCGTCCCGGCGGCTGCACCGGATAGACTTCGATCTCAGGCGGCAGCACGCTCGACCACGTTCGGTAGATCGAGGCACCGCCACCGGCGTATGGAAAGCAAAACAGGCGCAGGCGAGCCGCTGGATTCGGGCGCGGAAAGGTGATCCAGGGTGTCTGCGCGGGTGTTGTCGTCATAATCCACTAATCCTTGTTCTAGTGCAGAATCAGGCAGCCTCTTAGGAAAACAGCATACACGATGCTGCATCAGAAAGGGGAGTGGTTGGGGGACTCCCCCACACTCCCGGCCTGACGGCCCTCTCGCTCAATCGCAGTGTACCATGTCCCGTCGCCTGGCGCAGGTATGCACGAGGATCGATCCGGAGCCGATCACGCTCATTATACTGGACGAATCCAGCATGCTCCTGCGCTGTTCGGCGCGTCGGATCAGATCCGCGTCCCGCTGTCGTAGGCGCTGAGATCAACGCCGACGATCCGTAGCTCGCTGGTATAGTGCTGGCCTTGCGCGTCGGCGAGCCAGGTCTGATCGGGCATTGGCAGCATCTCCGAGCAGGTGACGCGCGCGTCGGGACCGGCGTGCTCGACGGTGCGGCGGATCATTCTGCTCAAGATGTCGATATAGATCGGGCTGGCGAAATCCACGAAAAACGGCTTGACCTCAACCGGCACTTTGACAAAGACAAACCGGGGCATGCCGTGCTCATCCGCCCAGCGCTGCACGGCGAGAAAGCGCTCGGCCTCGTGCTTGCTGGCGGCAAACGCGATCTCAGCAGCGGCAAAGCTCCACGCTTCACGGGCGATCACCAGCCGGTCGATCGTCACGCGCGGCGTGTGCCTGGCCGGACGCAGCACCTTGAACGAGTTGGCGACGATATTCGAGAGCAGCGAGCCGAAGGCTTCCACGATGTCGAAGCGGAGCTTGCCGTCACGGGTCCGAATCGTCAGGCTATCGTCGGCAGGCTCGATCACCAGCGCGCCGATCGGCACGGCCCGCGATTTTTGCACGCCGCACGCATCCTTCGATAAGAGCAGCCGGTAGTCCCACGGCGAGACGAGCGCCGATCGAGTGCGGGCCGTCAGGTGGTGCCAGTTGCGCGGCGTTACCGGCACCAGGCGCGGGCCGGGCAGGTCTTGCACGACGGCCTGAAACAGATCTTCGGGCGCTGGATGCTGCGTCAGAAAGGCCGCGCCGCCGATCGTATTGTGCGCGACATGAAGCTCGCCCATCACAAACAGATACTCGTCGCGCTCGATCGCCTCGGCGTCGGGCGCGGCGATCATCACGTCGGGGCTGTGGTAGTGAGCCAGGCTCCAGCCGGGCTGTGCGTCGCCAAACGCCGTCTCGACCGGCTCGCGCAGCGCGTCGCTGCTGTACTCGACGCGGCGCTGATCCGGCGGGATCGACAGAATAGCGGCCCAGCGCGCTTGGAATTCTTCTGTCACCGCCTGAACGATCTGGCTGCTGTCGTCCTGGAGCAATTCCTGCACTTTGAGCCAGAAGTCGAGCGCCGCGACCGTGGACGAGCCGGATTTGTGGGCGAGATCGGCGTAGATCTGCTTGAACGTCTCGCGGTAGGCCGCTGCCGCCTGCGCGGTAATCCAGCGCGCGCTGAGCAGCAGCAGCGAGAGCGGCCCGCCGAGCGCGTCGAGCACCGCAGGGCCTAGCTCCAGCTCCAGATCACGGCGACACTCCTCATAGACCAGCGTGCGTGCCGCGTAGGTCTGGCCCGCCGAGCGCGTCGGCATCGCGCCCGTGATGCGATTGAACGTCGTCTCAAGCTGCTCCAACGCCTGATCGAGCTGCTCGACGCTGCCTGCGGCGCGCGCCACGGCGGCACGGGCGGACTCAAGCTCGGCCAGCGCATTGAGCGCGGGACGGCGCAGGCTTTCATCGCCGATCCGCTCAAGCAATCGGCGCAGGGTGCGCTCTGGCCGCGATTCGAGCGGCACCTCAAGCGTCCAGGCGATCAGGCCCATCGTGTGGAGGCTGTCAAGCACCTGATACACGTCGGCCTCGCCAGCGAACTGCCTGGTCGGCGCGCGCAGCAGCTCGACGGC includes these proteins:
- a CDS encoding VOC family protein, with the protein product MSYYGVNHLALRVVDLRQAESFYCTLFALEVLFREAEHADGWRTLPTASSWDDAIAAGIDLGLSMLQREGFTLALEAQSAIMPDGTLSHIGLHVDRAELAELRRRAALLGCTIVADRPDALIIDDPYGVRWEVMTRAHVLSTSERTGVWLELG
- a CDS encoding thioesterase domain-containing protein, translated to MTTTPAQTPWITFPRPNPAARLRLFCFPYAGGGASIYRTWSSVLPPEIEVYPVQPPGRETRLKDKPFTQVPELVASLSSAILPHLNMPYAFFGHSMGALTCFELARQLRRQNAPLPLHIFVSGHRAPQIPDDDEPIYHLPDAEFIEELRTLNGTPDAVLQNDELMRLMLPLLRADFELCNTYTFTEDAPLPCPITAYGGLQDDEVSRDQLAAWREHTSAHFTMRMFPGDHFYLHGSRALLLQTLAQDLVQVLRRVPPR
- a CDS encoding lantibiotic dehydratase → MDQKEQSGSLSSFINDFAADSWDDEEPTLPEHLLRLADQRWGVWRTAVLRGAGFPIAHVLKLSSPACAAAAMTLMQAERNLARCREAARETVRQQMQTTPPDQRMPLVKALRQLKKGKWPAPGVVGGEAATALAELHAAREQLQAAQVAFEAAFQAATAQISDAISEAAAMERFREAVTWQNRSALHTAINQLLRHPSGSAFYKRSNKHVLVANYLQRYCAKNDTIGFFGPVAWATFVPQGQPIRFTPGDKLLEAREVFFEGWCIDTLAETLARQKAIRPWLAPRRMPFIHLDGAQLHLPLEQPMQLSPKQAVVLQACDGQRIAREIAVELLRAPTRQFAGEADVYQVLDSLHTMGLIAWTLEVPLESRPERTLRRLLERIGDESLRRPALNALAELESARAAVARAAGSVEQLDQALEQLETTFNRITGAMPTRSAGQTYAARTLVYEECRRDLELELGPAVLDALGGPLSLLLLSARWITAQAAAAYRETFKQIYADLAHKSGSSTVAALDFWLKVQELLQDDSSQIVQAVTEEFQARWAAILSIPPDQRRVEYSSDALREPVETAFGDAQPGWSLAHYHSPDVMIAAPDAEAIERDEYLFVMGELHVAHNTIGGAAFLTQHPAPEDLFQAVVQDLPGPRLVPVTPRNWHHLTARTRSALVSPWDYRLLLSKDACGVQKSRAVPIGALVIEPADDSLTIRTRDGKLRFDIVEAFGSLLSNIVANSFKVLRPARHTPRVTIDRLVIAREAWSFAAAEIAFAASKHEAERFLAVQRWADEHGMPRFVFVKVPVEVKPFFVDFASPIYIDILSRMIRRTVEHAGPDARVTCSEMLPMPDQTWLADAQGQHYTSELRIVGVDLSAYDSGTRI